The following proteins are encoded in a genomic region of Phycisphaera sp.:
- the typA gene encoding translational GTPase TypA, giving the protein MADAGIRNVAIIAHVDHGKTSLVDGLLRQSGNFRAGELEKLAGGQGELIMDSNPLERERGITILSKTCAVRYARPDGESFAINIIDTPGHADFGGEVERVLRMADGALLLVDAFEGPMPQTRFVLGKALEAGLKPLVVINKCDRPDARPQGVINEVFDLLVELGAEEHAMDFPVVYASARDGWASLEQGETGTDLRPLFESILEHVPVPKDDATKPLQALITTLAYSDYVGRIGIGRVFAGELKSGQQVALMKRDGSQTNVRVSGLQRFEGLGRLDAKSVLAGDLFAAIGIEGVDIGDTLADPENPVALPPVTIDEPTVSIQMRINDSPFGGQDGKFVTSRQIRERLDKELQSNVALRVEAGVTSDEFIVAGRGLLHLGILFETMRREGYEMSIGRPRVIIKEIDGEKHEPLEVLVVDAPVASMGKVMELVGARKGELKKMEDRGGHTSHMVFEITSRALIGLRGRLLTATQGEAIMSHRFERYVPMAGDSSGRQQGVLIATEAGQVTAHAVEQLHDRGILFVKPGDKVYGGQVVGEHNRDNDIPVNIIRLKALTNIRMANKEATVTLKAPRTLSLEDALEYIEDDELVELTPTSVRLRKRILDEGMRKRAERQKKDKEKVGV; this is encoded by the coding sequence ATGGCCGACGCAGGCATTCGGAACGTGGCGATCATCGCCCACGTCGATCATGGCAAGACCTCGCTCGTGGACGGGCTGCTCCGCCAATCGGGCAACTTCCGCGCCGGCGAGCTTGAGAAGCTCGCCGGCGGGCAGGGCGAGCTCATCATGGACAGCAACCCGCTCGAACGCGAGCGGGGCATCACCATCCTCTCCAAGACCTGCGCGGTGCGCTACGCGCGGCCGGACGGCGAGAGCTTTGCCATCAACATCATCGACACGCCGGGCCACGCCGACTTCGGCGGCGAGGTCGAGCGCGTGCTGCGGATGGCCGACGGCGCGCTGCTGCTGGTCGACGCGTTCGAGGGCCCGATGCCGCAGACGCGCTTCGTTCTGGGCAAGGCGCTCGAGGCCGGGCTCAAGCCGCTGGTGGTCATCAACAAGTGCGACCGGCCCGACGCGCGCCCGCAGGGCGTCATCAACGAGGTGTTCGACCTGCTCGTCGAGCTGGGTGCCGAAGAGCACGCGATGGACTTCCCCGTCGTGTACGCCTCGGCCCGTGACGGCTGGGCATCGCTTGAGCAGGGCGAGACCGGGACGGACCTGCGGCCCTTGTTCGAGTCGATCCTTGAGCACGTGCCCGTGCCCAAAGACGACGCGACCAAGCCGCTGCAGGCACTCATCACCACCCTGGCGTATAGCGACTACGTCGGGCGCATCGGCATCGGCCGCGTGTTCGCGGGCGAGCTGAAATCGGGCCAGCAGGTGGCGCTCATGAAGCGTGACGGATCGCAGACGAACGTGCGCGTGAGCGGCTTGCAGCGCTTCGAGGGGCTGGGCCGGCTCGACGCCAAGAGCGTGCTGGCGGGCGATCTGTTCGCAGCGATCGGCATCGAGGGCGTGGATATCGGCGACACGCTGGCCGACCCGGAGAACCCCGTCGCGCTGCCGCCGGTGACCATCGATGAGCCAACGGTGTCGATCCAGATGCGCATCAACGACTCGCCCTTTGGCGGGCAGGATGGCAAGTTCGTCACCAGCCGGCAGATCCGGGAGCGCCTGGACAAGGAACTCCAGAGCAACGTGGCCCTGCGCGTCGAGGCGGGCGTGACCAGCGACGAGTTCATCGTGGCGGGGCGTGGGCTCTTGCACCTGGGCATCCTCTTCGAGACGATGCGGCGCGAGGGCTACGAGATGAGCATCGGCCGGCCTCGCGTGATCATCAAAGAGATCGACGGCGAGAAACACGAGCCGCTGGAAGTGCTCGTGGTCGACGCGCCCGTGGCCAGCATGGGCAAGGTGATGGAACTCGTCGGCGCGCGCAAGGGCGAACTCAAGAAGATGGAAGACCGCGGCGGCCACACCAGCCACATGGTCTTCGAGATCACCAGCCGGGCGCTCATTGGTTTACGCGGCCGCTTGCTGACGGCGACCCAGGGCGAGGCCATCATGAGCCACCGCTTCGAGCGCTACGTGCCCATGGCCGGCGATAGCTCCGGCCGCCAGCAGGGCGTGCTCATCGCCACCGAGGCCGGCCAGGTGACCGCCCACGCCGTCGAGCAACTGCACGACCGCGGCATCTTGTTCGTGAAGCCGGGCGACAAGGTCTACGGCGGCCAGGTCGTGGGCGAGCACAACCGCGACAACGACATCCCGGTGAACATCATCCGCCTGAAGGCGCTCACCAACATCCGCATGGCCAACAAGGAGGCCACCGTCACGCTCAAGGCCCCGCGCACGCTGAGCCTGGAAGACGCGCTGGAGTACATCGAGGACGACGAACTGGTCGAGCTGACCCCCACGAGCGTGCGCCTGCGCAAGCGCATCCTCGACGAGGGCATGCGCAAGCGAGCGGAGCGACAGAAGAAGGATAAGGAGAAGGTGGGGGTTTAG
- a CDS encoding YwqG family protein — translation MAKPKRLKASDIIERYGKPCTLLIPDLEADEGDPHGSWLGHVAVAAPGETWPEFDGQPLAPIAQLRLDQMPFVPEELCDFQVITVFVQFEEGHVGEAFCKEQPGSWVLRSYASAADLVEIERPEVDFGFGGAPLTYQLLERDTPDWEDVSDEIELDQWPKKGLDREYRARVGGWPNIVQSEIYWAPHNKHPANPKYAFQIDSDPDLNLWIGDAGSMYFGRGTGEHRDQWAMEWQCH, via the coding sequence ATGGCAAAACCAAAGCGACTGAAAGCATCGGACATCATCGAGCGGTACGGCAAGCCGTGCACGCTGCTCATTCCCGATCTCGAAGCCGATGAGGGCGACCCGCACGGAAGTTGGCTGGGGCATGTGGCTGTCGCCGCGCCAGGCGAGACGTGGCCCGAGTTCGACGGGCAGCCGCTGGCTCCGATCGCCCAGCTGCGGTTGGATCAGATGCCGTTCGTGCCAGAAGAGCTGTGCGACTTTCAGGTCATTACCGTGTTCGTGCAGTTCGAAGAGGGGCACGTCGGAGAGGCGTTCTGCAAAGAACAACCCGGTTCGTGGGTCCTTCGAAGCTATGCCTCGGCTGCCGACCTTGTGGAAATTGAACGGCCCGAGGTCGACTTCGGCTTCGGCGGTGCTCCGCTGACGTACCAACTGCTGGAACGCGACACGCCCGACTGGGAAGACGTCTCGGACGAGATCGAATTGGATCAATGGCCGAAGAAGGGCTTGGATCGCGAGTACAGAGCGCGTGTTGGCGGCTGGCCAAACATAGTCCAGTCCGAGATTTACTGGGCCCCGCACAACAAGCACCCGGCCAACCCGAAGTACGCGTTCCAGATCGACAGCGATCCGGATCTGAATCTCTGGATCGGCGATGCCGGCTCGATGTACTTCGGGCGTGGCACGGGCGAGCACCGCGATCAGTGGGCGATGGAGTGGCAGTGCCACTAG
- the rplU gene encoding 50S ribosomal protein L21, translating into MTTYAIIEESGGQRKVSQDEEILIDLYKGGEASKGDSITFDKVLVIGDAGGSAKVGTPLVGGASVTAEIVEPVVKGEKLDIHKIRPKKNSRTKTGHRQRYTLVKVTGLNG; encoded by the coding sequence ATGACCACCTACGCGATCATCGAAGAATCGGGCGGCCAGCGCAAAGTCAGCCAGGACGAGGAGATCCTCATCGACCTCTATAAGGGCGGTGAGGCCAGCAAGGGCGACTCGATCACCTTCGACAAGGTCCTGGTCATCGGCGACGCGGGCGGCTCGGCGAAGGTCGGCACCCCGCTGGTCGGCGGCGCGAGCGTGACGGCCGAGATCGTCGAGCCGGTGGTCAAGGGCGAGAAGCTCGACATCCACAAGATCCGCCCCAAGAAGAACTCGCGCACCAAGACCGGCCACCGCCAGCGCTACACGCTGGTGAAGGTCACCGGCCTGAACGGCTGA
- a CDS encoding CRTAC1 family protein, with amino-acid sequence MKSTAKSGPGLALGRCNSCAIAAMASAIGLACSLASAQTFALEDVSDLVGIDSADYTSAPGMIAGIAAVDYNNDGYVDFFVPSAEGVPDLLYVNNGDGTFAEMAEEMGVSGGDGVDKPRSRVALWLDYDGDRRLDLLVLGDSFFTPIDEINYGWATPRLFHQLPDGTFEDASDATGLSDLDLVSDHRGLDPGSPATTLLRHQGGVAAGDLNGDGYIDLMIGVWSAAGENDPDEIGGRLLLNQPDPNTGGRRFEDVSIDVLAPGVAEPGTDNFGSFWQIVMNDFNGDGLLDIYGACDMDKNHLWLNQGSYEDPDRPGVMLMHPMLDVTDSAGATDPMPETDMGVALGDTNADGLFDIFVTITDTPGSALHNNFFLSQTDEPTFIEAAAAAGVSEMGGKFGWGWGTTFQDMDRDGWPDLLITNGFNSCVDRPRMMLHDGDPDNVSFTEQVSDALTLVERGSSIIGADLGRNGCIDLLHTVTISAGPTGCEGSSVKILRNVPDIDDPLPHWITVRPRMTGPNFHAIGAVVRVELAGAATDLDMVRLLTAGISMAGQEPAEAHFGLSADAEPSDMLTVTIQWPDGSAPTVIEGTIDQIGDRVLHVGPCSVVDMDGVDGLSFFDLLEYLNRFEAGDLATDLAAPFGTLDYMDVLEAINQIEAGCP; translated from the coding sequence ATGAAGAGTACCGCAAAGAGCGGTCCGGGCCTTGCGCTCGGGCGTTGCAACAGTTGTGCCATCGCCGCAATGGCCTCGGCCATCGGCCTGGCGTGTAGCCTGGCGAGCGCCCAGACGTTCGCACTCGAAGACGTGAGCGACCTTGTGGGCATCGATTCGGCCGACTACACGTCGGCCCCAGGCATGATCGCCGGCATTGCCGCGGTGGATTACAACAACGATGGGTACGTCGATTTCTTCGTGCCCAGCGCCGAAGGCGTGCCCGACCTGCTGTACGTGAACAACGGCGACGGGACTTTCGCCGAGATGGCCGAAGAAATGGGCGTCTCGGGCGGTGACGGGGTCGACAAGCCGCGCTCGCGCGTCGCGCTGTGGCTTGATTATGACGGCGACCGCCGCCTCGACCTCCTGGTGCTGGGCGATTCGTTCTTCACGCCCATCGACGAGATCAACTACGGCTGGGCGACGCCCCGGCTCTTTCATCAGCTGCCCGACGGCACCTTTGAGGATGCCAGCGACGCGACGGGGTTGAGTGACCTCGATCTTGTCAGCGACCACCGCGGCCTCGACCCCGGCTCACCCGCGACGACTCTGCTCCGCCATCAGGGCGGTGTGGCCGCGGGCGACCTCAACGGTGACGGCTATATCGATCTGATGATCGGGGTCTGGTCCGCCGCCGGCGAGAACGACCCCGACGAGATCGGCGGCCGCCTGCTGCTGAACCAGCCCGACCCCAACACCGGCGGCCGGCGCTTCGAGGACGTCTCCATCGACGTGCTCGCCCCGGGCGTGGCAGAGCCAGGGACCGACAATTTCGGCAGCTTCTGGCAGATCGTCATGAACGACTTCAACGGTGACGGGCTGCTGGATATCTATGGCGCCTGCGACATGGACAAGAACCACCTCTGGCTCAACCAGGGCAGCTACGAGGATCCCGATCGCCCGGGCGTCATGCTCATGCACCCGATGCTCGACGTGACCGACTCCGCGGGCGCGACCGACCCCATGCCCGAGACCGACATGGGCGTGGCCCTGGGCGACACCAACGCCGACGGCCTCTTCGACATCTTCGTGACCATCACCGACACGCCCGGCTCGGCCCTGCACAACAACTTCTTCCTGTCGCAGACCGACGAACCGACCTTCATCGAGGCCGCCGCCGCCGCGGGCGTCAGCGAGATGGGCGGCAAGTTTGGCTGGGGCTGGGGCACGACCTTCCAGGACATGGACCGCGACGGCTGGCCCGACCTGCTCATCACTAACGGCTTCAACTCGTGCGTCGATCGCCCGCGCATGATGCTCCACGACGGCGACCCCGACAACGTGAGCTTCACCGAGCAGGTCAGCGATGCGCTCACCCTCGTCGAGCGGGGCTCGTCGATCATCGGTGCCGACCTGGGCCGCAACGGGTGCATCGACCTCCTGCACACCGTGACCATCTCGGCCGGCCCCACCGGCTGCGAGGGCTCCTCGGTCAAGATCCTCAGGAACGTTCCAGATATCGATGACCCGCTGCCGCACTGGATCACCGTCCGCCCGCGCATGACCGGTCCCAACTTTCACGCCATCGGTGCTGTCGTCCGCGTCGAGCTCGCCGGCGCCGCGACCGACCTCGACATGGTCCGCCTGCTCACCGCCGGCATTAGCATGGCCGGCCAGGAGCCCGCCGAGGCCCACTTCGGCTTGAGCGCCGACGCCGAGCCGAGCGACATGCTCACCGTCACCATCCAGTGGCCCGACGGCTCGGCCCCGACGGTCATCGAGGGCACGATCGATCAGATCGGCGATCGTGTGCTGCACGTCGGCCCATGCTCGGTGGTCGATATGGACGGCGTCGACGGATTGTCCTTCTTCGACCTGCTCGAGTACCTCAACCGCTTCGAGGCCGGCGACCTAGCCACAGACCTGGCCGCCCCTTTCGGCACGCTCGACTACATGGACGTTCTCGAAGCGATTAACCAGATCGAAGCCGGCTGCCCGTAG
- a CDS encoding asparaginase translates to MPPPKPPLPVERRIAVLTTGGTIEKSYDEYTGELANHRSIVRRKLGRLRLSAAEVGVTELMSKDSLELTDHDRRAILEAVRETLAADPKPTGVVILHGTDTLAKTGDLLHTELGTLAVPVILTGAMRPFAMARSDGVQNLTEALFATGVLSPGVWCVFHGRALPFPGVAKDRSRGTFFRVGD, encoded by the coding sequence ATGCCCCCCCCGAAGCCCCCGCTGCCCGTTGAACGCCGCATCGCCGTGCTGACCACCGGCGGCACCATCGAGAAGAGCTACGACGAGTACACCGGCGAGCTGGCCAACCACCGCTCGATCGTCCGCCGTAAGCTGGGCCGCCTGCGGCTGTCGGCCGCCGAGGTAGGCGTCACCGAGCTGATGAGCAAGGACAGCCTCGAGCTGACGGACCACGATCGCCGAGCGATCTTGGAAGCCGTCCGCGAGACACTCGCGGCCGATCCGAAGCCCACCGGCGTGGTCATCCTGCACGGTACCGACACGCTGGCCAAGACGGGTGACCTGCTGCACACCGAGCTTGGCACGCTAGCGGTCCCGGTGATCCTGACCGGCGCGATGCGCCCCTTCGCCATGGCGCGCAGCGATGGCGTGCAGAACCTGACCGAGGCCCTGTTCGCCACTGGCGTGCTCTCGCCCGGCGTGTGGTGCGTGTTCCACGGCCGGGCGCTGCCCTTCCCCGGCGTAGCGAAGGACCGCTCGCGTGGAACGTTCTTCCGCGTTGGAGATTAG
- a CDS encoding S8 family serine peptidase, whose amino-acid sequence MGHRNVSGRPVLGALSILLSVGLTAPALADDAIGLGAEYFGPFVETAGSRTFSGQMLVASKRIVQLQREGLTYEQAVARRRAAEARIAPFVVRHDRGPDRYTLALPDGMDESAMGAWLGTTSDYRFAHPNWIVYTTQEPDDPRYGDQWHHPVIDSPEAWDISTGSAAITAAFVDTGTLLGHADLSSSLLEGYNSGDRLLESAGGVVRDQHGHGTHVAGCGAAIGNNGTGVSGVGWNLSIRGVRAPEASAGGAGSASFDAILHGAEWAIENGAKTSSCSWTGVQTPAVGDSGTYIKSIGGLLLYAADNFNQDHSGFSWDDTIVVGASDRNDQKAGFSSYGRGVDVFAPGVDILSSTIDGGYGFASGTSMATPVTNGVVSMMWSVAPTVTPDVIQTLLYNSCDDIGAPGFDPIFSNGRVNVSSAVAAAAGTGTPGAPLAVDDMYAVIAGEMATLDVTANDFDLGGLDISIDSFDASSALGGIISLSVGTGPEGRDELIYTAPAATFGADSFDYVITNGDFTAEASVSIDVLDPSSFRAPENPTLTQPGMDVDYYVYTTGSLLPDFDLLSPYASDVVSAINFPSTGEDFITSGRADDVGAVFNGFIDIPESGLYTLYTNSDDGSKLYLGDDEIVNNDGLHPMVEVGTEVALQAGTHALTVEFFERGGGAGLIMSIRGVDGVKRTVTASELSRPVDCRVDLDGDGSLTIFDFLEFQNLFSSGDLAADFDGDGSLNIFDFLAFQNEFAAGCS is encoded by the coding sequence ATGGGTCATCGCAACGTTTCGGGTCGGCCGGTTCTCGGAGCCCTTTCCATCCTTCTTTCGGTCGGTCTGACCGCACCGGCGCTGGCCGATGATGCCATCGGGCTGGGGGCCGAGTACTTCGGTCCGTTCGTCGAGACAGCCGGTTCGCGCACGTTTAGTGGGCAGATGCTGGTTGCGTCCAAGCGCATCGTGCAGTTGCAGCGCGAGGGCCTGACGTACGAGCAGGCCGTGGCGCGCCGCCGCGCGGCCGAGGCCCGCATCGCGCCCTTCGTGGTGCGCCACGATCGCGGCCCCGATCGCTACACGCTGGCGCTGCCCGATGGGATGGATGAGTCGGCGATGGGCGCGTGGCTGGGCACGACCAGCGACTACCGCTTCGCCCACCCCAACTGGATCGTGTACACCACGCAAGAGCCCGACGACCCGCGCTACGGCGATCAGTGGCACCACCCGGTGATCGACTCGCCCGAGGCCTGGGACATTTCTACCGGCTCTGCGGCGATCACCGCCGCGTTCGTGGATACCGGCACGCTGCTGGGCCACGCCGACCTTTCGAGTTCATTGCTCGAGGGGTACAACTCGGGCGACCGCCTGCTGGAGAGCGCGGGCGGTGTCGTGCGTGACCAGCACGGGCACGGCACGCACGTGGCCGGCTGCGGCGCGGCCATCGGCAATAACGGCACGGGCGTTTCCGGCGTGGGCTGGAACCTGAGCATCCGCGGCGTGCGCGCGCCCGAGGCTTCGGCCGGCGGCGCGGGCAGCGCCTCGTTCGACGCCATCCTGCACGGTGCCGAGTGGGCCATCGAGAACGGCGCCAAGACATCGAGCTGCTCGTGGACGGGCGTCCAGACCCCGGCCGTGGGCGACTCGGGCACGTACATCAAGAGCATCGGCGGCCTGCTGCTATACGCGGCCGACAACTTCAACCAGGACCACAGCGGCTTCTCGTGGGACGACACGATCGTCGTGGGTGCTTCGGATCGCAATGACCAGAAGGCCGGCTTCTCGAGCTATGGCCGCGGGGTCGACGTGTTCGCGCCCGGCGTGGACATCCTCAGCTCGACGATCGACGGCGGCTACGGATTCGCGAGCGGCACGAGCATGGCCACGCCCGTGACCAACGGCGTGGTGAGCATGATGTGGAGCGTGGCGCCGACGGTCACGCCCGACGTCATCCAGACGCTGCTATATAACAGTTGTGATGACATCGGGGCCCCCGGGTTCGATCCCATCTTCAGCAACGGCCGGGTCAACGTGTCCAGCGCCGTCGCCGCGGCGGCGGGTACGGGCACGCCTGGTGCTCCGCTGGCCGTCGACGACATGTACGCCGTGATCGCCGGCGAGATGGCCACGCTCGACGTGACCGCCAACGACTTCGACCTGGGCGGCCTGGACATCTCGATCGACAGCTTCGATGCCAGCAGCGCGCTCGGCGGAATCATCTCCTTGAGCGTGGGCACCGGGCCTGAAGGTCGCGACGAGTTGATCTACACCGCTCCGGCCGCGACCTTTGGTGCCGACAGCTTCGATTACGTGATCACCAATGGTGACTTCACCGCCGAGGCATCCGTGAGCATCGACGTGCTGGACCCCTCCAGCTTCCGCGCCCCCGAAAACCCCACGCTGACTCAGCCGGGCATGGACGTGGACTACTACGTGTACACCACCGGTTCGCTGCTTCCCGATTTTGACTTGCTCTCGCCCTACGCCAGCGATGTGGTGAGCGCCATCAACTTCCCGTCGACCGGCGAGGACTTCATCACCAGTGGCCGGGCCGACGACGTTGGCGCGGTGTTCAACGGCTTCATCGACATCCCCGAGTCGGGCCTGTACACGCTGTACACCAACTCGGACGACGGCAGCAAGCTGTACCTGGGCGACGACGAGATCGTCAACAACGATGGGCTGCACCCGATGGTTGAGGTTGGTACGGAGGTTGCCCTGCAAGCCGGCACGCACGCCCTGACCGTCGAGTTCTTCGAGCGTGGCGGCGGCGCGGGCCTCATCATGAGCATTCGTGGCGTCGACGGTGTGAAGCGCACCGTGACGGCCAGCGAACTCAGCCGCCCGGTAGACTGCCGCGTCGACCTCGACGGCGATGGCAGCCTGACCATCTTCGACTTCCTCGAGTTCCAGAACCTGTTCTCCAGCGGTGACCTGGCCGCCGACTTCGACGGCGATGGCTCGCTGAACATCTTCGATTTCCTGGCGTTCCAGAACGAGTTTGCCGCCGGCTGCTCGTAA
- the pyk gene encoding pyruvate kinase, with amino-acid sequence MPTQLHPAPMPKLTPTPVDNAARTERPTLTKIVATIGPASESPAVLERLIDAGASIFRLNFSHGTNDEHKKRLEAIRDAAQAKGACIGVLGDLPGPKIRVGTVPDIDENGGIELQPGQNVLLDRSIETAEIREEPEGDHCERVPALPLTYGGLVDEVQPGQRVLINDGAIRMLAVGIEPDGNAVRCVVTMGGTVTTRKGINLPETELKVPALTERDREMVKWAVANELDYLALSFVRSGKEIEELRDLIIAENPDREPIPIVAKIEKPQALARIDEIAQVADAIMVARGDLGVEMDIPEVPPAQKRIIKAANDWGKPCIVATQMLETMIESSIPTRAEASDVANAIFDRAGAVMLSGETAVGKHPALVVDMMARIARAAECALATAEGKASPPQKLKQTRYRTAALAHGAWHLAEDLDATAIVCWSQLGGTARYLSQNDFDIPIIAWSSDAAASRRMALLRGVWPVLQQPPESGRLADWTDVVEAYLLEHHWVEAGDQVLLVAGRPLGTARVVNSLSVLEVGDPSGGYRDHH; translated from the coding sequence GTGCCAACCCAACTCCACCCAGCGCCCATGCCCAAGCTGACCCCAACGCCGGTCGACAACGCCGCGCGCACTGAGCGCCCCACGCTGACGAAGATCGTGGCCACCATCGGCCCCGCTTCGGAGAGCCCCGCCGTGCTCGAACGCCTGATCGATGCGGGCGCGAGCATCTTCCGGCTGAACTTCTCCCACGGCACCAACGACGAGCACAAGAAGCGGCTCGAGGCCATCCGCGATGCGGCGCAGGCCAAGGGCGCGTGCATCGGCGTGCTGGGCGACCTGCCCGGTCCGAAGATCCGCGTTGGCACGGTGCCCGATATCGACGAGAACGGGGGCATCGAGCTGCAGCCGGGCCAGAACGTGCTGCTCGACCGGAGCATCGAGACCGCCGAGATCCGCGAAGAGCCCGAAGGCGACCACTGCGAGCGTGTTCCCGCGCTGCCGCTGACCTACGGCGGGCTGGTCGACGAGGTGCAGCCGGGCCAGCGCGTGCTGATCAATGACGGGGCGATCCGGATGCTGGCCGTCGGCATCGAGCCCGATGGCAACGCCGTGCGCTGCGTGGTGACCATGGGCGGCACGGTGACGACGCGCAAGGGCATCAACCTGCCCGAGACCGAACTGAAGGTGCCCGCCCTGACCGAGCGCGACCGCGAGATGGTCAAGTGGGCGGTGGCTAACGAGCTGGATTATCTTGCGTTGTCGTTCGTGCGCAGCGGCAAGGAGATCGAGGAGCTTCGCGACCTGATCATCGCTGAGAATCCTGACCGCGAGCCAATCCCGATTGTCGCCAAGATCGAGAAGCCCCAGGCGCTCGCGCGCATCGACGAGATCGCCCAGGTGGCCGACGCCATCATGGTGGCGCGTGGAGACCTGGGTGTCGAGATGGACATCCCCGAAGTTCCGCCCGCGCAGAAGCGCATCATCAAGGCCGCCAACGACTGGGGCAAGCCCTGCATCGTGGCCACACAGATGCTCGAGACGATGATCGAGAGCTCGATTCCGACTCGGGCCGAGGCCAGCGACGTGGCCAACGCCATCTTCGATCGCGCCGGCGCGGTCATGCTCTCGGGCGAGACGGCCGTAGGCAAGCACCCGGCGCTGGTCGTCGACATGATGGCGCGCATCGCGCGTGCGGCCGAGTGTGCGCTCGCTACGGCCGAGGGCAAGGCAAGCCCGCCGCAGAAGCTCAAGCAGACGCGCTACCGCACCGCCGCGCTCGCGCACGGCGCGTGGCATCTGGCCGAGGATCTCGACGCGACTGCCATCGTGTGCTGGAGCCAGCTGGGCGGGACGGCCCGGTACCTGAGCCAGAACGACTTCGACATCCCCATCATCGCGTGGTCGAGCGACGCGGCCGCCTCGCGGCGCATGGCGCTGCTGCGCGGCGTGTGGCCCGTGTTGCAGCAGCCGCCCGAGAGCGGACGCCTAGCTGATTGGACCGACGTGGTCGAGGCCTACCTGCTCGAGCACCATTGGGTGGAGGCGGGCGACCAGGTGCTGCTGGTGGCCGGCCGGCCGCTGGGCACAGCCCGCGTGGTGAACTCGTTGAGCGTGCTCGAGGTGGGCGACCCCTCGGGCGGGTACCGCGACCACCACTGA
- a CDS encoding extracellular solute-binding protein: MRWTAGILGVLLVILLALPWAVRPRGAGGASADGPTLVIITPHTEQIRFEFERAFSAWHEDNHGEPVTIDWRAPGGTSEIRRLLVDQYQAAIRNDEYELIDGEVVIEPGRMGFDMLFGGGSYEHTEIAKGFTVEIDGEDVRVPISVPAGFEQSKLDEWFGENAIGNQLLYEQDQYWLGVALSGFGIIFNKDLYAEAGMETPTGFKDLTDPRLMGQVALADPRQSGSITTTFESIQNAYGWDEGWKILREMSANTRYFTSAATKPPLDIAAGEAMAGLAIDFYGRTQAQAVTAPGAPPESSRVGYVDPVGAVYIDADPISILRGGPNLELARRFVEFCMTEQAQSLWQFSANPEQTGPAPVGPIKYELRRAPVRRVMYEKHADRFIDPLDPFEAAADVPSRGWRSAIPVMMGAFGVDSDDELHEAWAALWRLRGMVSSDPAWAPVLAQAEAAFYAFPSQEVVDEDGNVQVLVFSEENYRAVRNVWRDPEAAAEARIAYTRFFRDRYKEVVELEARSQPN; encoded by the coding sequence ATGCGGTGGACGGCCGGTATATTGGGTGTGTTGCTCGTGATCTTGCTGGCCCTGCCCTGGGCGGTTCGGCCGCGCGGCGCGGGCGGGGCCAGCGCCGACGGCCCGACGCTGGTCATCATTACGCCCCACACCGAGCAGATCCGCTTCGAGTTCGAGCGCGCGTTCTCCGCGTGGCACGAGGACAATCATGGCGAGCCGGTCACCATCGACTGGCGCGCGCCGGGCGGCACCAGCGAGATCCGGCGTTTGCTCGTAGACCAGTACCAGGCGGCGATCCGCAACGACGAGTACGAATTGATCGATGGCGAGGTCGTCATCGAGCCGGGCCGTATGGGCTTCGACATGCTCTTCGGCGGGGGGAGCTACGAGCACACGGAGATCGCCAAGGGGTTCACCGTCGAGATCGACGGCGAGGACGTCCGGGTGCCCATCAGCGTGCCGGCGGGGTTCGAGCAATCGAAGCTCGATGAGTGGTTCGGCGAGAATGCCATCGGCAATCAGTTGCTCTACGAACAGGACCAGTACTGGCTGGGCGTGGCGCTCTCGGGCTTTGGCATCATCTTCAACAAGGACCTGTACGCCGAGGCGGGCATGGAAACGCCCACTGGCTTCAAGGACCTGACCGACCCGCGGCTGATGGGCCAGGTCGCGCTGGCCGACCCCAGGCAGAGCGGCTCGATCACCACGACGTTCGAGTCGATCCAGAACGCCTACGGGTGGGACGAGGGCTGGAAGATCCTGCGCGAGATGAGCGCGAACACGCGGTACTTCACCAGCGCGGCGACCAAGCCGCCACTCGACATCGCCGCCGGCGAGGCGATGGCGGGTTTAGCTATCGACTTCTATGGGCGTACCCAGGCGCAGGCCGTCACGGCCCCTGGCGCGCCGCCCGAATCGAGCCGCGTGGGTTACGTCGATCCGGTGGGCGCGGTGTACATCGATGCCGACCCGATCTCGATCTTGCGCGGCGGGCCGAACCTTGAGCTCGCTAGGCGGTTCGTCGAGTTCTGCATGACAGAGCAGGCGCAGAGCCTGTGGCAGTTCTCGGCCAATCCCGAGCAAACCGGGCCTGCACCGGTCGGGCCGATCAAGTACGAATTGCGCCGCGCGCCGGTGCGGCGGGTGATGTACGAGAAGCACGCCGATCGCTTTATCGATCCGCTCGACCCGTTCGAGGCTGCGGCCGACGTGCCGTCGCGCGGCTGGCGGTCGGCCATCCCGGTGATGATGGGGGCGTTCGGCGTCGACAGCGATGATGAGCTGCACGAGGCGTGGGCGGCGTTGTGGCGCCTGCGCGGCATGGTTTCGAGTGACCCGGCCTGGGCACCGGTGCTCGCACAGGCCGAAGCGGCGTTTTACGCCTTCCCCAGCCAGGAAGTGGTGGATGAGGACGGGAATGTCCAGGTCCTTGTATTCAGCGAGGAGAACTACAGGGCCGTCCGCAACGTGTGGCGGGACCCCGAGGCCGCCGCCGAGGCCAGAATCGCCTATACCCGGTTCTTCCGCGACCGATATAAGGAGGTGGTGGAGCTCGAGGCCCGCTCCCAGCCGAACTGA